A portion of the Desulfobacterales bacterium genome contains these proteins:
- a CDS encoding ATP-binding protein: MASKKHRILQRKIICMALFFAIVPLSSLGLTIYYQFRVAYTTRIMQDLKNMAENRQHTIAIFLKERTAQLSLLVDGYTFNRLKDQEGLEEAFSSLQRHSRSFVDLGVIDADGRHLAYVGPYNLKKQNYRDTDWFNLALVNDKYISDVFMGFRKVPHFIIAVRGWSGDKPWILRATINSEVFDNIVGSAQVGENGDAFIINKEGILQTKPRSGGNVLEQSEYSGLIKAGFGNRVAMKGIGGEKALFATRWIKDKTWLLVIKQSPQHELRPLTIARFISIVVFVGGFFVILLSGFFITRLMMARLIQSEREKAALDDRLIQSSKMAALGKLAAGIAHEVNNPLAVIKEKAGWIQDLLEEEDVANSVNFKEFSDSLDKIDRHVERARKVTHRLLGFARRMEPMNERVNVNRVLDETISFLENEAKFNNIAILTDYFEELPETMSDSAQLQQVFLNILDNAIDAIGKNGEVKIQTTYNSEEKYIAVLFFDNGPGIPEEVQKKIFDPFYTTREVGKGTGLGLSISYSIMEKLGGRISVDSQDGHGTVFTIILPMKKG; the protein is encoded by the coding sequence ATGGCAAGCAAGAAACACAGAATATTACAGCGCAAGATTATTTGCATGGCGTTGTTTTTTGCCATCGTGCCGCTTTCCTCTCTGGGGCTGACCATTTATTATCAGTTTCGCGTAGCCTATACTACGAGGATCATGCAAGATCTGAAGAATATGGCGGAAAACAGGCAGCACACCATTGCTATTTTTTTAAAAGAGCGTACGGCCCAGTTGTCATTGCTGGTGGACGGCTATACCTTCAACAGGCTCAAAGATCAGGAAGGCCTGGAAGAGGCGTTCTCTTCGCTCCAGAGACATTCTCGCTCTTTCGTTGACCTGGGCGTCATCGATGCCGATGGCCGACACCTGGCTTATGTGGGTCCATACAACCTCAAAAAGCAGAATTACAGGGATACGGACTGGTTTAACTTGGCGCTGGTAAACGACAAATACATCAGCGACGTCTTTATGGGGTTTCGAAAAGTCCCGCATTTTATTATTGCCGTGCGGGGATGGAGTGGAGATAAGCCGTGGATACTTCGTGCGACCATCAATTCCGAGGTCTTTGACAACATTGTCGGATCTGCCCAGGTCGGAGAAAACGGCGATGCCTTTATCATCAATAAGGAGGGTATCCTGCAGACCAAGCCTCGTTCAGGCGGGAACGTCCTGGAACAATCAGAATATTCCGGGTTGATAAAAGCCGGCTTTGGCAATCGCGTCGCGATGAAAGGTATCGGCGGTGAAAAAGCGCTCTTTGCCACAAGATGGATAAAAGACAAGACGTGGCTTCTGGTAATAAAACAGTCCCCCCAACATGAATTGCGTCCTCTCACCATAGCGCGGTTCATCAGCATCGTTGTCTTTGTGGGCGGTTTTTTTGTGATCCTGTTGTCGGGCTTTTTTATTACAAGGTTGATGATGGCCAGGTTGATTCAATCTGAACGCGAAAAGGCCGCACTGGATGACAGGCTTATTCAATCGAGCAAGATGGCTGCCTTGGGGAAACTCGCCGCCGGCATTGCTCACGAAGTGAATAATCCCCTGGCCGTCATTAAGGAAAAGGCTGGGTGGATACAAGATCTGCTTGAGGAGGAAGACGTCGCCAACAGTGTAAATTTTAAGGAATTTTCAGACAGTCTCGACAAGATCGATCGCCATGTTGAACGGGCACGAAAGGTGACGCATCGTCTTCTTGGTTTTGCCAGGCGAATGGAGCCGATGAATGAGAGAGTGAACGTTAACCGGGTGCTGGATGAAACCATCAGTTTTTTGGAAAATGAGGCCAAATTCAACAACATTGCCATTCTGACCGATTACTTTGAGGAACTGCCGGAGACCATGAGCGATTCCGCCCAACTTCAGCAGGTTTTTCTCAATATTCTTGATAATGCCATCGATGCCATTGGGAAAAATGGTGAAGTCAAGATCCAGACAACATATAATTCCGAAGAAAAATATATTGCCGTATTGTTCTTTGATAACGGTCCGGGAATTCCTGAAGAGGTGCAAAAGAAGATTTTTGATCCCTTTTACACCACCAGGGAGGTGGGCAAGGGCACTGGTCTGGGGTTATCCATAAGCTACAGTATCATGGAAAAATTGGGCGGCAGGATTTCCGTAGACAGTCAAGATGGACATGGAACGGTATTTACAATCATCCTTCCGATGAAGAAAGGATAA
- a CDS encoding response regulator: MPEFNVLVVDDEEDFRDTLVKRLRKRNLDVQGVESGQKALELLDKVRFDVVILDVKMPGIDGVETLQEIKRKKPLIEVIMLTGHGSVEMGIQGMKLGAFEYVMKPADIDGLMEKMRRACKKKFFHEEKIRQTKEP; the protein is encoded by the coding sequence GTGCCGGAATTTAATGTGCTGGTTGTGGATGATGAGGAGGATTTCCGTGACACTCTGGTCAAACGTTTACGCAAACGAAACCTGGACGTGCAAGGGGTGGAAAGCGGACAAAAAGCCCTTGAATTGCTGGACAAGGTGCGGTTTGATGTAGTCATCCTGGACGTCAAGATGCCTGGGATAGACGGAGTGGAGACACTGCAGGAAATAAAAAGAAAAAAACCCTTGATTGAAGTGATTATGCTGACCGGGCATGGTTCCGTTGAAATGGGCATCCAGGGGATGAAACTCGGGGCATTTGAATACGTCATGAAACCTGCCGATATCGACGGCTTGATGGAAAAAATGCGGCGGGCGTGTAAAAAGAAATTCTTTCATGAGGAAAAAATTCGTCAGACCAAGGAACCATGA
- a CDS encoding ATP-binding protein produces the protein MNNTFYENMIEGTTIPLMVVNGAGRIFFANKSSEVFTGYDINMLLQLNIRDLCAPYEQDRYIFFTLPKIRETTEVDIDLLRNDSQVFMASISFAPFQHEQTPYLLLTMQDVTAKRVQEGKTRAEEERYRRLLAERNVLQEQVNQSSKLACMGELAAGVAHEINNPLGIILGFVEDMLNETPEDHPLFETLKIIEQESCRCVGVVKDLLDFARQKPPERTCTDIRQLLEDSVSLLSPQIKKHKIRVMKTEEEELPCLEIDSHLIQQVFLNVMINAVQAMPDGGRLGLDINRVAERQQQDDQCLIRVTVTDTGHGIAAKEIDRIFDPFFSTKGSKGTGLGLSVCKRIMDDHFGRIAIENNKSGGITCSLFFPIHD, from the coding sequence TTGAATAATACATTTTACGAGAATATGATTGAAGGGACAACAATCCCTCTGATGGTTGTTAACGGGGCCGGCCGCATATTCTTTGCCAACAAAAGTTCCGAGGTCTTTACCGGCTATGACATCAATATGCTTCTGCAGCTTAACATCCGTGACCTCTGCGCTCCATATGAACAGGATCGTTATATCTTTTTTACCCTGCCCAAGATCAGGGAAACAACGGAAGTTGACATAGACCTGCTGAGAAATGACAGCCAGGTATTTATGGCCAGCATCTCCTTTGCCCCTTTTCAACACGAGCAAACCCCTTATCTGCTGCTCACCATGCAGGACGTGACGGCCAAACGTGTTCAGGAGGGCAAGACCCGGGCGGAGGAGGAACGATACCGCCGGCTGCTGGCGGAAAGAAATGTCCTGCAGGAACAGGTCAACCAGTCAAGCAAGCTTGCCTGTATGGGGGAACTCGCCGCCGGCGTGGCCCACGAGATCAACAATCCGCTCGGCATTATCCTCGGTTTTGTCGAGGATATGCTGAATGAAACCCCCGAGGACCACCCGCTCTTTGAAACATTAAAAATCATCGAACAGGAATCATGCCGGTGCGTTGGGGTGGTTAAGGACCTTCTCGACTTTGCCCGCCAGAAACCTCCGGAAAGGACATGCACCGACATCCGGCAACTCCTGGAAGATTCGGTCTCGCTGCTCAGCCCCCAGATCAAAAAACACAAGATACGGGTCATGAAGACCGAAGAGGAGGAACTCCCCTGTCTGGAGATTGATTCCCATCTTATCCAGCAGGTCTTTCTCAATGTCATGATCAATGCGGTCCAGGCGATGCCGGACGGCGGCAGGCTCGGGCTCGATATCAATCGTGTTGCGGAAAGGCAGCAGCAAGATGACCAATGCTTGATACGAGTAACCGTGACCGATACCGGCCACGGCATTGCCGCCAAGGAAATCGACCGTATTTTTGACCCCTTTTTTTCTACCAAGGGCAGCAAGGGAACGGGCCTGGGCCTTTCCGTCTGCAAGCGCATCATGGACGATCATTTCGGCAGAATCGCCATAGAGAACAACAAAAGCGGCGGCATCACTTGCAGTCTCTTTTTTCCTATTCATGACTGA
- a CDS encoding sigma-54 dependent transcriptional regulator — protein sequence MLAKILVVDDEQNMLKLFQKILGKEAFTISTAESGTEALGLLDQENFDLIISDILMPKMSGMELMKEVKTHHPDIPFIVITAHGSIGSAVEAMKAGAFDYLTKPFRKDDILLVINKTLKYSRLHDEVRRLRMELKERDCFKEIIGNSKAMDGVLKLISKIADSQATVLIQGESGTGKELIARAIHDLSSRRDESFMGVDCSVLPEHLLQSELFGHVKGAFTGAVKEKKGLFFAAHGGTLFLDEIGNISPAVQLNLLRVLQEKEIKPVGSVTNIKVDVRVIVASNVDLQQAISNGTFRKDLYYRLAVVPVNLPPLRERAEDIAPLAHHFMRKYVKTYQKNISDITPGAMHALMANPWPGNVRELENFMERAVLLNSGRSIDETSLFFPATDGDTTQPGNGLNLLKSATRDLIRTKEKRAIATALREADGKKNRAAKLLGISRSTLYSKMKALGIEN from the coding sequence ATGCTCGCAAAAATTCTGGTGGTGGATGACGAGCAGAACATGCTCAAACTCTTTCAGAAAATCCTCGGCAAGGAAGCCTTTACGATCAGCACCGCCGAGAGCGGCACGGAGGCCCTCGGCCTGTTGGATCAGGAGAACTTTGACCTTATTATCTCCGATATTCTCATGCCGAAGATGAGCGGCATGGAGCTGATGAAAGAGGTCAAGACCCACCATCCGGATATCCCCTTTATTGTCATAACCGCCCATGGCTCCATCGGCTCGGCGGTTGAGGCCATGAAGGCCGGTGCCTTCGACTATCTCACCAAGCCCTTCCGGAAAGATGACATTCTGCTGGTAATCAACAAGACCTTAAAATACAGCAGGCTCCATGATGAAGTCAGACGATTGCGCATGGAACTTAAGGAACGGGACTGTTTCAAGGAAATTATCGGCAACAGCAAGGCCATGGACGGCGTCTTGAAACTCATCAGCAAAATTGCCGACAGCCAGGCGACCGTCCTTATCCAGGGGGAAAGCGGCACCGGCAAGGAGTTGATCGCCAGGGCAATCCATGACCTGAGCAGCCGCAGGGATGAATCTTTTATGGGTGTGGACTGCAGCGTTCTGCCGGAGCATCTTTTACAGAGCGAACTGTTCGGACATGTCAAAGGCGCCTTCACCGGGGCGGTAAAGGAAAAAAAAGGATTGTTTTTCGCGGCCCACGGCGGCACCCTCTTCCTGGATGAAATCGGCAACATTTCGCCGGCCGTGCAGTTGAATCTGCTGCGGGTTCTCCAGGAAAAAGAGATAAAACCGGTGGGCAGCGTCACCAACATCAAGGTGGATGTGCGGGTGATTGTCGCCAGCAATGTCGATCTGCAGCAGGCTATCAGCAACGGCACCTTTCGCAAAGATCTCTATTATCGGCTGGCCGTGGTGCCCGTCAACCTTCCTCCCCTGCGAGAGAGAGCCGAAGACATCGCGCCCCTTGCCCATCACTTTATGCGCAAATATGTCAAAACCTACCAGAAGAATATCTCCGACATCACTCCAGGCGCCATGCATGCCCTCATGGCAAACCCCTGGCCCGGCAATGTGCGGGAACTTGAAAACTTCATGGAACGGGCGGTCCTTCTTAACTCGGGGCGGAGTATCGATGAGACTTCACTCTTTTTTCCCGCAACTGACGGGGATACGACCCAGCCTGGGAATGGTTTGAACTTACTCAAGAGTGCGACCCGGGACCTGATCCGAACAAAAGAAAAAAGGGCGATTGCGACCGCCTTGAGAGAGGCTGACGGCAAGAAGAACCGGGCGGCCAAACTTCTCGGCATCAGCCGCAGCACTCTGTACAGCAAGATGAAAGCTCTCGGTATAGAAAATTAA
- a CDS encoding SLC13 family permease has protein sequence MEHGVSATEGEHKLFSREWWIGDAGHKPLIILGLLAFFLSIVYVVPVPQSMVNLAQEQNATGAKYSSGTTNYVDSYKKLMKKKELTAEKMAWQMKLCVAVLFTIALLWGTEAISLGATNVLVGVLLYLYCLLPIGDISKAYMKDAVFFIAGVLILAAAVGVTRLDRRIGFILLGKIKSLKGFCFLFFPALAMLSSFLSEHALIALLCPILVLVYMAGEQAGLNKKQLHALACALFLGICFAGNIGGSGSPAVGGRAAIMVGYFSEYGLPISFGQWMMYGLPIVPILAMACGLWVYFSMVVKTGPGQQLNIGEVMRKNVEGMGPLRGKELLMAVLFAAQIFLWMFASDTLGLGGATFVVVFLILFLRLMTWEQVQKRVRFDVVGLYAGACAMGVALKYTGAGVWVAREFVGLLPDYFSSGMGIVMAASMVTTIITNFMSDGAAVGAIGPVVLPMAAMGGVHLWKVGLACSFGSSYAHAMIVGTVNNAIAYGMAVHPETGKQLLTPLDFLKYGLPFVVISVVLLWVGAFYGYWQLLPWPAIK, from the coding sequence ATGGAACATGGAGTTTCTGCAACAGAGGGAGAGCATAAACTTTTTTCCCGCGAATGGTGGATCGGGGATGCGGGGCACAAGCCGCTTATCATCCTGGGGTTATTGGCGTTTTTTCTTTCAATCGTCTATGTGGTTCCGGTCCCGCAGAGCATGGTGAATCTGGCCCAGGAACAAAATGCCACGGGCGCTAAGTATTCAAGCGGCACCACGAATTATGTGGATTCCTATAAAAAGCTCATGAAGAAAAAGGAGCTGACCGCTGAGAAGATGGCCTGGCAGATGAAGCTCTGCGTGGCGGTTCTGTTCACCATCGCCCTGCTCTGGGGTACCGAGGCGATTTCCCTGGGGGCCACCAACGTCCTGGTCGGCGTGCTTCTGTATCTATACTGCCTGCTGCCCATTGGAGACATATCGAAGGCCTACATGAAGGATGCCGTCTTTTTTATCGCCGGGGTGCTCATCCTGGCGGCGGCCGTGGGCGTCACCCGGCTTGACCGCCGGATCGGCTTTATCCTGCTGGGGAAGATCAAATCGCTCAAGGGCTTCTGTTTTCTTTTTTTCCCGGCCCTGGCCATGCTTTCGAGCTTTCTGTCCGAGCATGCCCTGATCGCGCTGTTATGCCCCATCCTGGTCCTGGTGTACATGGCCGGCGAACAGGCGGGGTTGAACAAGAAACAACTGCACGCCCTTGCCTGCGCCCTGTTTTTAGGGATTTGCTTTGCCGGCAATATCGGCGGCTCCGGCTCGCCGGCCGTGGGCGGCCGCGCCGCCATCATGGTCGGTTATTTCAGCGAATACGGCCTGCCGATAAGTTTCGGCCAGTGGATGATGTACGGCCTGCCGATCGTACCCATCCTGGCCATGGCCTGCGGCCTGTGGGTGTATTTTTCCATGGTCGTGAAAACCGGCCCCGGTCAGCAGCTTAATATCGGCGAAGTCATGCGCAAGAACGTGGAGGGCATGGGGCCGCTGCGCGGCAAGGAACTGCTGATGGCCGTACTCTTTGCGGCCCAGATCTTTCTCTGGATGTTCGCCAGTGATACCCTGGGTCTCGGCGGCGCCACCTTTGTGGTGGTCTTCCTCATCCTGTTCTTACGGTTGATGACCTGGGAACAGGTGCAGAAAAGGGTGCGTTTTGATGTGGTCGGCCTCTATGCCGGGGCCTGCGCCATGGGTGTGGCCCTGAAATACACCGGGGCCGGCGTCTGGGTGGCCCGGGAGTTTGTCGGCCTCCTGCCGGACTATTTCTCCAGCGGCATGGGAATTGTCATGGCGGCCAGCATGGTCACCACCATCATTACCAATTTCATGAGCGACGGCGCCGCGGTTGGCGCCATCGGCCCGGTGGTCCTGCCCATGGCCGCCATGGGCGGCGTGCATCTGTGGAAGGTCGGTCTGGCCTGTTCCTTCGGCTCTTCCTATGCCCATGCTATGATCGTCGGCACGGTCAACAATGCCATTGCCTACGGCATGGCCGTCCATCCCGAGACCGGCAAGCAGCTCCTGACCCCCCTGGACTTTCTCAAATACGGTCTGCCCTTTGTGGTCATCTCCGTGGTCCTTTTGTGGGTCGGGGCATTTTACGGATACTGGCAGCTCCTGCCGTGGCCGGCGATTAAATAG
- a CDS encoding response regulator: MDNFRVLIVDDEDDFRESLVNRFAKRGLSVTGVESGEEALKILGEKLFDVVILDVKMPGMDGIETLRKMKMMKPLMEVIMLTGHATIESGVEGMKLGACEYVVKPADINVMLDKMRKAYERKKAREEEIMQCKISELEAHPGRVFKQIKEKK, translated from the coding sequence ATGGATAACTTCAGGGTATTGATTGTTGATGATGAGGATGATTTTCGGGAAAGTCTGGTCAACCGTTTTGCAAAGAGAGGCCTGAGCGTCACCGGCGTTGAAAGCGGGGAGGAGGCCCTGAAAATATTGGGCGAAAAACTCTTTGACGTGGTTATTCTGGATGTCAAGATGCCGGGCATGGACGGCATTGAGACCCTAAGAAAAATGAAGATGATGAAACCGCTCATGGAGGTAATTATGCTCACCGGCCATGCCACCATTGAGTCCGGGGTTGAAGGCATGAAGCTGGGGGCCTGCGAGTATGTGGTCAAACCGGCGGACATCAACGTCATGCTGGATAAGATGCGTAAGGCCTACGAGAGGAAAAAGGCGCGGGAAGAGGAGATCATGCAGTGTAAGATCAGCGAGCTGGAAGCTCATCCGGGACGGGTCTTTAAACAGATCAAGGAAAAAAAATAA
- a CDS encoding CBS domain-containing protein translates to MQNDKERKVRDLMIPIKDYGAISTEQSIKDAFEVLDNSGHRAVLVLDEKKKPVGILSVRDILLGLDPKYNAQRGDVSSMGESWFTRETFKDYPVFYYEGQFSGQCKAEVEKKAKEIMAPIELTIDEEAPLAEAVHVMVSGNIGRLPVRKGDEIIGMIRLMEIFNEMKKVILGH, encoded by the coding sequence ATGCAAAACGATAAAGAGAGAAAGGTAAGGGACCTGATGATTCCCATCAAGGACTATGGCGCTATTTCCACGGAGCAATCCATCAAGGATGCCTTTGAAGTTCTGGATAATTCGGGACATCGGGCGGTCCTGGTTCTGGATGAAAAAAAGAAGCCGGTGGGAATATTGAGCGTCAGGGATATCCTTCTGGGGCTGGATCCGAAGTACAATGCCCAAAGAGGTGACGTCAGTTCAATGGGTGAATCCTGGTTTACCCGGGAAACATTCAAGGACTATCCGGTGTTTTATTACGAGGGCCAATTTTCAGGACAGTGCAAGGCAGAGGTAGAAAAAAAGGCCAAGGAGATCATGGCGCCCATTGAACTTACCATAGATGAAGAGGCCCCCCTCGCCGAGGCTGTCCACGTAATGGTGTCCGGTAATATAGGCCGTCTGCCGGTGCGGAAAGGTGACGAAATCATCGGCATGATCAGACTCATGGAGATCTTCAATGAGATGAAGAAGGTCATCCTCGGACATTAG
- a CDS encoding MgtC/SapB family protein: MEVFIGLALGAETTETVLRLTMGALLGGIIGYERQVHGRSAGLRTQMLTCIASVLIILVSEHFYLLSVIDPSFIRIDPGRIAAGAITGIGFLGAGVIIKTGASIQGLTTAACLWMVSAIGIAVGTGLYIPAAVACGLTVISLNIGRIIGNKSTSILCRNLPVIAGQDFKDEQVLSVFGRHKAIIHDIFLTASRREISLIMK; this comes from the coding sequence ATGGAAGTATTTATTGGCCTGGCATTGGGGGCCGAGACCACCGAAACGGTTCTTCGTTTGACGATGGGAGCGTTGTTGGGCGGAATCATCGGCTATGAGAGGCAGGTACATGGGAGGTCCGCCGGCTTAAGGACCCAGATGCTCACCTGCATCGCTTCGGTCCTGATAATACTGGTTTCCGAACATTTCTACCTGCTGAGCGTCATTGATCCCTCCTTCATCCGCATAGATCCGGGACGCATTGCCGCCGGCGCCATAACCGGCATCGGTTTTCTGGGGGCCGGTGTTATCATCAAAACCGGCGCCTCCATACAGGGTCTTACCACCGCGGCCTGTCTGTGGATGGTCTCCGCCATCGGCATTGCTGTCGGCACCGGCCTCTATATCCCGGCGGCGGTTGCCTGCGGACTGACGGTCATCAGCCTGAATATCGGGCGAATTATCGGCAATAAATCAACGAGTATTCTTTGCAGGAATCTTCCCGTTATCGCCGGGCAGGATTTTAAGGATGAACAGGTTTTATCCGTGTTCGGCAGACATAAGGCCATAATACATGACATTTTTTTAACTGCCTCAAGGCGTGAAATTTCGTTGATTATGAAATAG
- a CDS encoding sulfite exporter TauE/SafE family protein, whose product MYFQTAGIEVALWIPPLVAFCISFFTSMGGVSGAFLLLPFQVSVLGFTSPAVSATNQLFNIVAIPSGVYRYIKEGRMVWPLTWAVIIGTLPGVLIGAILRIRYLPDPRNFKMFAGLVLLYIGGRLVRDLLKKKTGPGNKASVEEQFQVLVKDSRRANVGSRTGGRDELPRIVVRKFSLFRIVYDFHGRTFSISTMGILSLSLVVGIVGGVYGIGGGAIIAPFFVSFFGLPVYTVAGAALMGTFVTSVAGVAFYQLMAPLYPGMAIAPDWALGFLFGIGGFAGMYCGARLQKFVPAGIIKWILACCILFPAIKYLVEFFR is encoded by the coding sequence ATGTATTTTCAGACGGCGGGCATAGAAGTAGCGTTATGGATACCCCCGCTCGTGGCTTTCTGTATCTCTTTTTTTACCTCCATGGGCGGGGTTTCCGGCGCCTTTTTGCTGCTTCCCTTCCAGGTGAGCGTGCTTGGCTTTACCAGCCCGGCGGTAAGCGCCACCAACCAGCTTTTTAACATCGTCGCCATTCCGAGCGGGGTTTATCGCTATATCAAAGAGGGCCGTATGGTGTGGCCGCTCACCTGGGCCGTTATTATCGGCACCCTGCCGGGGGTGCTCATCGGTGCGATTCTACGTATCCGCTATCTTCCCGATCCGAGAAATTTCAAGATGTTTGCCGGTCTGGTTCTCCTCTATATCGGCGGCAGACTGGTAAGGGACCTGCTGAAAAAAAAGACCGGCCCAGGCAACAAAGCCTCGGTGGAGGAGCAGTTTCAGGTCCTTGTTAAAGATTCCCGGCGGGCAAATGTCGGCAGCCGGACGGGAGGCAGGGATGAGCTGCCGCGGATTGTGGTCAGAAAGTTTTCCCTCTTCCGCATCGTCTATGATTTCCATGGCCGAACCTTTAGCATAAGCACCATGGGCATACTGTCGTTGAGCCTGGTGGTCGGCATTGTCGGCGGGGTGTACGGCATCGGCGGCGGCGCTATCATCGCGCCGTTTTTTGTCAGTTTCTTCGGGCTTCCGGTGTATACCGTGGCCGGAGCGGCGCTGATGGGCACCTTTGTCACCTCGGTGGCGGGTGTCGCCTTTTATCAGCTTATGGCCCCACTTTACCCGGGCATGGCCATAGCACCGGACTGGGCACTGGGTTTTCTGTTCGGCATCGGCGGCTTTGCCGGCATGTACTGCGGCGCAAGACTTCAGAAATTCGTGCCCGCCGGAATTATCAAATGGATACTTGCCTGCTGTATCCTCTTTCCCGCTATAAAATATCTGGTGGAATTTTTCAGATAA
- a CDS encoding TSUP family transporter translates to MEYLLVSVTALFVAGLTFFSGFGLGTLLMPVFAVFFPVKIAIAATAMVHLANNIFKVLLVGRHAKLKIVLLFALPGAIAAVCGALLLNYVASFSVLAEYDLFGGTIYITPVKIVIAGLIITIAGVELSPYFRHIAFDAKFIPLGGILSGFLGGLSGHQGALRTAFLVRAGLDKRSLIGTMVVAAVVVDLSRLVIYGLTFLHHDFSVLREQGVIGLIMIGSFSAFAGSFAGSRLLGKMTITGLRRFIAMMLIMLALAMGIGII, encoded by the coding sequence ATGGAATATCTGCTTGTTTCCGTTACAGCGCTGTTTGTTGCCGGTCTTACCTTTTTCTCGGGTTTCGGACTCGGCACCCTGCTGATGCCGGTTTTTGCCGTTTTCTTTCCGGTGAAAATCGCGATTGCCGCAACGGCAATGGTTCATCTGGCCAATAATATTTTCAAGGTTCTTCTGGTCGGCAGACATGCTAAACTGAAAATTGTGCTGCTCTTTGCCCTGCCCGGGGCGATTGCCGCTGTCTGCGGCGCCTTGCTGCTCAATTATGTTGCCAGTTTTTCAGTCCTTGCCGAATATGATCTTTTCGGCGGAACAATTTACATTACCCCCGTAAAAATAGTTATTGCCGGCCTGATAATCACTATCGCCGGCGTCGAGTTAAGCCCTTATTTCCGGCATATTGCCTTTGACGCAAAATTTATTCCGCTGGGCGGCATTCTTTCCGGTTTTCTGGGCGGCCTGTCCGGTCATCAGGGGGCGCTGCGCACGGCCTTTCTCGTCCGTGCCGGCCTGGACAAAAGGTCATTAATCGGTACTATGGTCGTTGCCGCCGTGGTCGTGGATCTCTCCCGCCTGGTCATCTATGGCCTCACCTTCCTGCATCATGATTTTTCCGTCCTGCGCGAACAGGGAGTCATCGGCCTGATAATGATTGGGTCATTCTCGGCATTTGCCGGTTCATTCGCCGGTTCGCGCCTGCTGGGGAAAATGACCATAACCGGACTCCGGCGATTCATTGCCATGATGCTGATTATGCTGGCGTTGGCCATGGGCATCGGGATAATATGA
- a CDS encoding response regulator: MTKIKVLIIDDEMEFATTLAERLDLRDYESKAVESADQAFVLFQTGWTPEVIILDLKMPGVDGLATLAMIKQHNPAIEVIMLTGHGSTASGIEGMRRGLFDYLMKPVDINELVEKINEAANKHGP, from the coding sequence ATGACAAAAATTAAGGTTCTTATCATAGACGATGAAATGGAATTTGCCACTACCCTGGCGGAACGTCTTGATCTGCGAGATTATGAAAGCAAGGCCGTGGAGAGCGCTGACCAGGCCTTCGTGCTTTTTCAAACCGGCTGGACTCCCGAAGTGATCATTTTAGATTTGAAAATGCCGGGAGTGGACGGCCTGGCGACTCTGGCCATGATCAAACAGCACAATCCCGCCATTGAAGTCATAATGCTGACCGGCCATGGCTCCACCGCCAGCGGCATCGAAGGAATGCGTCGGGGACTTTTCGACTATCTGATGAAACCGGTTGATATCAACGAGCTGGTGGAAAAAATTAACGAGGCTGCAAACAAACACGGACCTTAA